In Fusarium oxysporum f. sp. lycopersici 4287 chromosome 4, whole genome shotgun sequence, a genomic segment contains:
- a CDS encoding cystathionine gamma-synthase, producing MLFPTPRVANRCLDFILQRISPELASQVRNIDFTLDKSKELSPVLRKLTSTISAVVYPSEVFPIAKQYWQHTGEGTSSRRAEFCHGLFKDDLLIPAARSRTPPEASQGRPFRGPRRYTRPGSIDGVSSPAPSTPKQPSPETPVESLESSRFLEERFGRNLDLSMVERAKSAIRRRIAGAMAHDVDLNNGPLPAMTSNTRGMPNLEESDVYLYPAGMNAIFNAHRALLHAREPAQSINFGFPYVDTLKILQKFGPGCLFYGHASAEDLDDLEARLKNGERFLGLFCEFPGNPLLTCPDLTRIRKLADEYDFAVVVDETIGTFANINVLPVADVVVSSLTKIFSGDSNVMGGGLVLNPESKYYRTLKTTMNEIYEDNYWPEDVIFMERNSRDFESRVVRINANSDAICEVLRTHPLVKSIYYPKYNDSKSHYEKVRLPDGGYGGLLSVVFQQKEHAQAFFDALPLAKGPSLGTNFTLASPYVLLAHYQELEWAEQFGVDPYLVRVSVGLEETTELQDTFTNALKAAEAVSITS from the coding sequence ATGCTCTTCCCTACACCGCGAGTGGCAAACCGCTGTCTAGACTTCATCCTCCAGCGAATCTCTCCTGAGCTGGCGAGTCAGGTTCGCAACATTGACTTTACTCTGGACAAGTCAAAGGAGCTCTCGCCTGTGCTGAGGAAGCTCACTTCCACCATCTCAGCTGTTGTTTATCCCTCTGAGGTATTTCCAATTGCCAAGCAGTACTGGCAGCACACCGGCGAGGGCACGTCCAGTAGACGTGCTGAGTTCTGCCACGGCCTGTTCAAGGATGATCTCCTCATCCCAGCTGCTCGATCACGGACTCCTCCTGAAGCCTCGCAGGGCAGACCTTTCCGCGGTCCAAGACGCTATACTCGCCCGGGCTCAATCGATGGTGTCTCCTCTCCGGCCCCTTCAACGCCCAAGCAACCTTCGCCGGAGACTCCTGTTGAGTCTCTCGAGAGCTCACGTTTCCTTGAAGAGCGCTTTGGTAGAAACCTCGATTTGTCCATGGTTGAGCGTGCCAAGTCTGCTATCCGTAGACGTATCGCTGGAGCCATGGCTCATGACGTCGATCTGAACAATGGCCCTCTACCTGCAATGACATCCAACACTCGCGGCATGCCCAACCTTGAGGAGAGCGACGTCTACCTTTATCCTGCTGGCATGAACGCCATTTTTAATGCTCACCGTGCGCTCCTTCACGCAAGAGAGCCAGCACAGAGTATCAACTTTGGTTTCCCTTATGTGGACACACTCAAGATTCTGCAGAAGTTTGGCCCTGGCTGTCTCTTTTACGGACACGCCTCTGCAGAAGACCTCGATGATCTCGAGGCACGACTCAAGAATGGCGAGCGGTTCCTCGGCCTCTTCTGCGAGTTCCCTGGAAACCCCCTGTTGACATGCCCTGACCTCACTCGCATCCGCAAATTGGCGGATGAATACGACTTCGCAGTCGTTGTCGACGAGACAATTGGCACATTTGCCAATATCAACGTCCTCCCTGTTGCAGATGTAGTTGTCAGCAGTCTCACAAAGATCTTCTCGGGCGACTCCAATGTCATGGGTGGAGGGCTTGTTCTCAACCCTGAGAGCAAGTATTACCGCACACTCAAGACTACCATGAACGAGATTTACGAAGACAACTACTGGCCTGAGGATGTTATCTTCATGGAGAGGAACAGTCGCGACTTCGAATCTCGAGTGGTCCGCATCAACGCGAATTCGGATGCTATCTGCGAAGTGCTGCGAACACATCCCCTTGTCAAGAGCATTTACTATCCCAAGTACAATGACTCCAAGTCTCACTACGAAAAGGTCCGTTTGCCAGATGGCGGATACGGCGGTCTACTCTCTGTCGTATTTCAGCAAAAAGAGCATGCTCAGGCCTTCTTTGACGCATTGCCTCTTGCAAAGGGACCAAGTCTAGGAACAAATTTCACCTTGGCCTCACCGTATGTTCTCCTGGCCCACTACCAAGAACTGGAATGGGCTGAGCAGTTTGGCGTTGATCCTTATCTTGTTCGTGTAAGCGTTGGTTTAGAGGAGACTACTGAACTTCAGGACACTTTTACAAACGCCTTGAAGGCGGCTGAGGCTGTGTCAATTACGAGCTGA
- a CDS encoding DnaJ like subfamily A member 5 produces MGLIRKFNAAVPFDDEPTGFYGICRETFEHLAMEEEAAADNDDLDVRDYPTFGSSDDDYEDVVKPFYTTWTGFATVKSFAWKDKYRLSDAPDRRVRRLMEKENKKMREDAIREFNDAVNFLVGFVRKRDPRYLPNSQTQDERQASLRNAAAAQAARSRAANQERMASFEVPEWAKARSDDNGAEGGFSESEEESEVEILECVVCNKSFKSEKQLEAHEKSKKHIKAVQQLRRQMKREGAELELDEVSSPHEANANKQKDVAAQKDNVKEESLGSTQGEIVSPSPVDSSLAATPAESADASDDTDYAPRDVVEERIASASKLKTAGDVPNEDDELSASVQDLSVDEPAQGKKVGKAKAKRAKKAAAAQSQKEEPRCGVCGETFTSRTRLFVHIREEGHAELKSVTGGGKKKR; encoded by the exons ATGGGCTTGATCCGCAAGTTCAACGCTGCGGTACCCTTCGATGACGAGCCCACAGGTTTTTACGGAATCTGCAGGGAAACTTTTGAACACTTGGCcatggaagaggaggctgctgctgacaACGACGACCTCGACGTCCGGGACTACCCAACTTTTGGATCCTCTGACGATGACTACGAGGATGTTGTGAAACCGTTTTACACCACATGGACTGGTTTCGCAACCGTCAAGTCATTCGCATGGAAGGATAAATATCGACTCTCCGATGCCCCCGACCGTCGTGTCCGCCGTctgatggagaaggagaacaagaagatgcGGGAGGACGCCATTCGCGAGTTCAATGATGCTGTCAACTTCCTCGTCGGCTTCGTGCGCAAACGAGACCCCAGATACCTACCCAATTCGCAGACCCAAGACGAGCGCCAGGCTTCCCTTCGAAATGCTGCTGCGGCCCAGGCCGCTCGATCGCGTGCTGCGAACCAGGAGCGCATGGCATCATTCGAGGTTCCCGAATGGGCCAAGGCTCGATCCGACGACAATGGAGCAGAGGGGGGGTTTTCAGAATCTGAAGAGGAATCAGAGGTTGAGATTCTGGAGTGCGTCGTATGCAACAAGTCGTTCAAAAgcgagaagcagcttgagGCGCAcgagaagagcaagaagcaCATCAAAGCTGTTCAACAACTGCGTCGGCAGATGAAGCGCGAAGGTGCTGAGCTGGAGCTTGATGAGGTGTCATCACCACATGAGGCAAATGCGAACAAGCAAAAAGATGTTGCAGCACAGAAAGACAATGTTAAAGAGGAGTCGTTAGGGTCGACTCAAGGTGAAATTGTATCACCTTCTCCAGTGGATTCGTCTCTTGCCGCAACACCTGCTGAGTCTGCAGACGCATCAGACGACACCGACTACGCGCCCAGGGATGTTGTCGAGGAGAGAATAGCTTCAGCCAGCAAACTCAAAACGGCTGGCGATGTGCCTAACGAAGACGATGAACTATCAGCATCAGTGCAGGATCTATCTGTTGATGAGCCTGCGCAGGGCAAGAAGGTcggcaaggccaaggcgaAGCGCGCCAAGAAAGCTGCGGCTGCACAGTCgcagaaagaagaa CCACGGTGCGGAGTTTGTGGGGAGACTTTCACTTCTAGAACCAGGCTGTTCGTCCATATTCGAGAGGAAGGACATGCGGAACTAAAATCAGTGACTGGTggaggcaagaagaagaggtga
- a CDS encoding cystathionine gamma-synthase: MPEIGLGESIPPDTAHAVSVSLPTWKANVGYEEGEDWVVNRMTTGYPRFFVHKGIQAFAKDIVDRYGSPGQQAMLFPTPRVANRCLDFILQRISPELASQVRNIDFTLDKSKELSPVLRKLTSTISAVVYPSEVFPIAKQYWQHTGEGTSSRRAEFCHGLFKDDLLIPAARSRTPPEASQGRPFRGPRRYTRPGSIDGVSSPAPSTPKQPSPETPVESLESSRFLEERFGRNLDLSMVERAKSAIRRRIAGAMAHDVDLNNGPLPAMTSNTRGMPNLEESDVYLYPAGMNAIFNAHRALLHAREPAQSINFGFPYVDTLKILQKFGPGCLFYGHASAEDLDDLEARLKNGERFLGLFCEFPGNPLLTCPDLTRIRKLADEYDFAVVVDETIGTFANINVLPVADVVVSSLTKIFSGDSNVMGGGLVLNPESKYYRTLKTTMNEIYEDNYWPEDVIFMERNSRDFESRVVRINANSDAICEVLRTHPLVKSIYYPKYNDSKSHYEKVRLPDGGYGGLLSVVFQQKEHAQAFFDALPLAKGPSLGTNFTLASPYVLLAHYQELEWAEQFGVDPYLVRVSVGLEETTELQDTFTNALKAAEAVSITS, encoded by the exons ATGCCAGAGATTGGCCTGGGCGAGTCCATTCCTCCCGACACGGCACAT GCCGTCAGTGTCTCTTTGCCAACATGGAAAGCAAATGTCGGATACGAAGAGGGCGAGGATTGGGTTGTGAACCGTATGACGACGGGTTACCCTCG ATTCTTTGTCCATAAAGGTATTCAGGCTTTCGCCAAAGACATTGTTGATCGCTATGGCAGTCCTGGTCAACAGGCCATGCTCTTCCCTACACCGCGAGTGGCAAACCGCTGTCTAGACTTCATCCTCCAGCGAATCTCTCCTGAGCTGGCGAGTCAGGTTCGCAACATTGACTTTACTCTGGACAAGTCAAAGGAGCTCTCGCCTGTGCTGAGGAAGCTCACTTCCACCATCTCAGCTGTTGTTTATCCCTCTGAGGTATTTCCAATTGCCAAGCAGTACTGGCAGCACACCGGCGAGGGCACGTCCAGTAGACGTGCTGAGTTCTGCCACGGCCTGTTCAAGGATGATCTCCTCATCCCAGCTGCTCGATCACGGACTCCTCCTGAAGCCTCGCAGGGCAGACCTTTCCGCGGTCCAAGACGCTATACTCGCCCGGGCTCAATCGATGGTGTCTCCTCTCCGGCCCCTTCAACGCCCAAGCAACCTTCGCCGGAGACTCCTGTTGAGTCTCTCGAGAGCTCACGTTTCCTTGAAGAGCGCTTTGGTAGAAACCTCGATTTGTCCATGGTTGAGCGTGCCAAGTCTGCTATCCGTAGACGTATCGCTGGAGCCATGGCTCATGACGTCGATCTGAACAATGGCCCTCTACCTGCAATGACATCCAACACTCGCGGCATGCCCAACCTTGAGGAGAGCGACGTCTACCTTTATCCTGCTGGCATGAACGCCATTTTTAATGCTCACCGTGCGCTCCTTCACGCAAGAGAGCCAGCACAGAGTATCAACTTTGGTTTCCCTTATGTGGACACACTCAAGATTCTGCAGAAGTTTGGCCCTGGCTGTCTCTTTTACGGACACGCCTCTGCAGAAGACCTCGATGATCTCGAGGCACGACTCAAGAATGGCGAGCGGTTCCTCGGCCTCTTCTGCGAGTTCCCTGGAAACCCCCTGTTGACATGCCCTGACCTCACTCGCATCCGCAAATTGGCGGATGAATACGACTTCGCAGTCGTTGTCGACGAGACAATTGGCACATTTGCCAATATCAACGTCCTCCCTGTTGCAGATGTAGTTGTCAGCAGTCTCACAAAGATCTTCTCGGGCGACTCCAATGTCATGGGTGGAGGGCTTGTTCTCAACCCTGAGAGCAAGTATTACCGCACACTCAAGACTACCATGAACGAGATTTACGAAGACAACTACTGGCCTGAGGATGTTATCTTCATGGAGAGGAACAGTCGCGACTTCGAATCTCGAGTGGTCCGCATCAACGCGAATTCGGATGCTATCTGCGAAGTGCTGCGAACACATCCCCTTGTCAAGAGCATTTACTATCCCAAGTACAATGACTCCAAGTCTCACTACGAAAAGGTCCGTTTGCCAGATGGCGGATACGGCGGTCTACTCTCTGTCGTATTTCAGCAAAAAGAGCATGCTCAGGCCTTCTTTGACGCATTGCCTCTTGCAAAGGGACCAAGTCTAGGAACAAATTTCACCTTGGCCTCACCGTATGTTCTCCTGGCCCACTACCAAGAACTGGAATGGGCTGAGCAGTTTGGCGTTGATCCTTATCTTGTTCGTGTAAGCGTTGGTTTAGAGGAGACTACTGAACTTCAGGACACTTTTACAAACGCCTTGAAGGCGGCTGAGGCTGTGTCAATTACGAGCTGA
- a CDS encoding hypothetical protein (At least one base has a quality score < 10) — MEDTIQREKDHELPEIGANIYVGESALNFPAHWVDHAIPYSQLKKCLKKVARELHELGLDPETLRELLNPDETSPVALKYKLNGGADSHLRPKLTVQVHLQDGVPVDASLAPNTRDFLNKIAINLPQNQPAQVEPVTKSPIPDSVKDAAKAETVVETTSAPSAETVDALADEANDKLAIALADEKTQWLDPSLADLTCYWYDRGMYEIIEVPLTFDAEFFEMLQSDVNNLDALQMEEEKTMTSEITDLARWRQIFELYLDAEIFFATHEQDHGERSSQVALRQLQWFQDQVAKQNLVKDFKLPESKAAFTRFINLNASLLKNMQFQELNKTAVAKILKKFDKRTALGVARKFPTVVHSDKLLAGTIARDVCSQMSQELVSKVPQLNDYLCPVCFSVAYLPVRLDCQHVFCIRCVIKIQRRKEKHCPLCRADVVLKASAMNLDYELQKYMKKYFAKEVKEKARANEIERGIEDYGPGYVHQECCIM; from the exons ATGGAAGACACCATTCAGAGGGAAAAAGACCATGAGTTACCCGAAATCGGTGCCAATATTTACGTGGGCGAGTCTGCATTAA ACTTCCCTGCTCACTGGGTAGATCATGCTATTCCCTATAGCCAGCTCAAGAAATGTCTCAAGAAAGTTGCGCGGGAGCTACATGAGCTTGGACTCGATCCTGAGACGTTGCGcgagctcctcaaccccgaTGAAACGTCTCCTGTGGCCTTGAAGTATAAACTCAACG GCGGTGCCGACTCTCACCTCCGCCCAAAACTCACCGTACAGGtccatcttcaagatggtgTCCCCGTCGATGCCTCGCTTGCGCCCAACACGCGCGActttctcaacaagatcgcAATCAACCTCCCCCAGAACCAACCGGCGCAAGTCGAGCCTGTCACTAAATCGCCAATCCCGGACTCTGTGAAGGATGCCGCAAAAGCCGAAACCGTTGTCGAGACCACATCTGCACCCTCCGCCGAAACGGTCGATGCGCTCGCTGACGAAGCCAACGACAAGCTCGCCATTGCTCTCGCCGACGAAAAGACT CAATGGCTCGACCCCAGCCTCGCCGACCTCACCTGCTACTGGTACGACCGAGGAATGTATGAAATCATCGAGGTTCCTCTGACTTTCGATGCCGAATTCTTCGAGATGCTTCAGAGCGATGTCAACAACCTTGATGCTCTGCAaatggaggaagagaaaacCATGACCTCGGAAATC ACAGATCTTGCACGATGGCGACAAATCTTCGAGCTGTATTTGGATGCTGAGATCTTCTTCGCTACCCACGAACAAGACCATGGAGAACGCTCAAGTCAAGTCGCCCTGAGGCAGCTGCAATGGTTCCAGGACCAGGTCGCTAAGCAGAATCTCGTCAAAGATTTCAAGCTTCCCGAGAGCAAGGCAGCTTTCACCCGCTTCATCAACTTGAATGCGTCCCTTCTAAAGAACATGCAGTTCCAGGAGCTTAACAAGACTGCCGTTGCCAAAATTCTCAAGA AATTTGACAAACGAACAGCACTGGGAGTTGCTAGAAAGTTCCCTACCGTTGTTCACTCAGATAAGCTCTTAGCAGGCACCATTGCACGAGATGTCTGCTCACAAATGTCGCAAGAGCTCGTATCCAAAGTCCCCCAGCTGAACGACTATCTTTGCCCAGTCTGTTTCTCAGTAGCTTACTTGCCTGTCCGCCTCGACTGCCAACACGTATTCTGTATCCGTTGTGTCATCAAGATTCAGCGACGAAAGGAGAAGCATTGCCCATTGTGCAGAGCAGATGTGGTCCTCAAGGCTTCTGCGATGAACCTTGACTACGAGCTACAAAAGTACATGAAGAAATATTTTGCAAAGGAGGTCAAAGAGAAAGCGCGCGCGAACGAGATTGAGCGTGGTATCGAGGACTACGGGCCTGGTTATGTCCACCAGGAATGCTGCATAATGTGA
- a CDS encoding ribosomal RNA small subunit methyltransferase NEP1, translating into MSSPERRTAGVKRPRTQSLPPPSLPQLVAEQSTPIPPTDKDSQRLIVVLSNASLETYKASHGGTSRNREDKYSLLNSDEHIGVMRKMNRDISDARPDITHQCLLTLLDSPINKAGKLQIYIHTAKGVLIEVSPSVRIPRTFKRFAGLMVQLLHRLSIRSTNSNEKLLRVIQNPITDHLPPNCRKVTLSFDAPLVKVREYVETVDSKDSICVFVGAMAKGEDNFADALVDEKISISNYSLSASVACSKFCHAAEDVWDIM; encoded by the exons atgtcttcgCCCGAGCGTCGAACTGCTGGAGTCAAGCGACCTC GCACACAATCTCTCCCTCCCCCCTCGCTGCCTCAGCTGGTTGCCGAGCAGAGCACCCCCATCCCTCCCACTGACAAGGACTCTCAGCGTCTGATCGTCGTCCTGTCCAATGCCAGTCTTGAGACGTACAAGGCTTCTCACGGAGGCACCAGCCGCAACCGTGAGGACAAGTACTCTCTGCTCAACAGCGATGAGCACATCGGTGTCATGCGCAAGATGAATCGGGACATTAGTGATGCTCGTCCCGACATCACCCATCAG TGTTTACTAACCCTTCTGGATTCGCCCATCAACAAAGCCGGCAAGCTCCAGATCTACATCCATACTGCCAAGGGTGTCTTGATTGAGGTCTCGCCCTCAGTCCGTATTCCACGAACATTCAAGCGATTTGCCGGTCTGATGGTGCAACTCTTGCACCGTCTGTCCATCCGCTCCACCAACTCTAACGAGAAGTTGCTTCGAGTGATCCAGAACCCCATCACTGACCACTTGCCTCCCAATTGCCGCAAGGTTACTCTGAGTTTCGATGCGCCACTTGTCAAGGTTCGTGAGTACGTTGAAACTGTGGATTCCAAGGATAGCATCTGTGTCTTCGTTGGCGCTATGGCTAAGGGTGAGGATAACTTCGCCGATGCGCTTGTTGACGAGAAAATCTCCATCAGCAACTACTCTCTGTCTGCTAGTGTTGCTTGCAGCAAGTTCTGTCACGCGGCTGAAGATGTCTGGGACATTATGTAA